From the genome of Tenrec ecaudatus isolate mTenEca1 chromosome 1, mTenEca1.hap1, whole genome shotgun sequence:
GCCATCCATCCAAGTCCTATAGAACACAGTTCTATGTTCAGGTGTGTCGGAGCCCTAGGCACCAGAACTGTTAAAGTGACCACATCAACAGCTCGAATCCCATGCCCTCCTCTGGGGTCGATTTTCTTAAAACAAGAGAAGTGAAGTGCAAGAAGAACTGCTCTAAGAATGTCTAGCTTTAAGTGGTTGGGATTGAACCTAAGCCCCTGAAAAATGACCATGAAAAAATGTTGAAGATTTAACTAAGAGAATCTTAATGAGAAGCAGCAATTCTCACTCTAGCTGCACACGAACACCCCCCTGGGGAGCTTGTAAAAGGAGCTGCCCAGGCTGGCTCCATGGAACAAGTGTTGATTTCATTAGGCTGGGCTGGGGCCTGAGCAtaggtattttttaaaagctcctcaaaggattttttttaatgagtagCAGGGTTGAGAGCCCTAAGTAAGAAGTACAACTGAAGATGCCACATCAATACACACACTCCACTAATAAAGGATGAATCGACTACAGCGGAggccttcctcctgcctcccccagATAGAACCATAGAGCCAGCAGTTAAACAATCAAGTCATCAGAGAACGCAGACTTTCTGGAGTCTCTGTAGCTGGAGGAACCTCCCAAAACCCTATCCCCTTGATATCATATTTAAACCTCAAGCTAGAAATATTCTTTAACCCAGCACAATTTCACTTAATTAGTAAAGAGTGCCTGAGAAAGTGATCTTTGACAGAACTGCCTATATGGACTCAAACTGACCGCAGCAACTGGAAAGACTAGACAGTGAACTTAGGTTAACAGAGGAGGACCCACTTGATCATAGCAGGCTGAGATGGGTGCATACTTGAAAGAAAGTAATCAGTCTTACTGAGCTGTACATGTAGTTGAATCGGTATATATCCTGTGCatcttctcaacaacaacaaaaaaacaatatgCATTGCTACAAAAAAGGATCTCTTGCTGTTCTCATGGATCTTAGATGTTACATGTATTTTGCATTCGGTAGTTTTGTCCTCTAAACCAGGCCACCCTGTGAAGTGCCACTGGTCATGCTGGGAGTACTGTCAAGCAGCAAAGGAAGATGTGGCATCACAAGAAAAAGCTGAGTTGCTTGATATGGGCCATAGAATAAGGTCTGCCGTTGTGGCCGCCCACCAATTCAAGATAAAAGAATCCAATTTAAGGACGGTTGTAAAGACCAAGGGGAATCTGTGAAGCAACACTGCAGCTACCACTAGAAGACGCGAACATCATGCACCTTTTGTGAAATGCTTTTTTTAATTTCATACTGAAAATGCAGTTTGCATGTAAGTGTACTATGCAATACATACAGCATACAAATGATGTGTTAACTTATTGTTTATGTTATCAGCAAGGCTCTGGTCAACAGGCCATTAGTAATTAAGTTTGGGACAAGTCCAAAGTTACACAGGGACTTTCAGCTGCATGTGGGTAGGGATTGCACCCTTAACCACCATGGTGTTCAagaatcatatatttacatatataacagagggcttcaaaaagaaattaacaacctgtggcaaagaatgtagatggtgcccagctaccagatAAAATAGAGTCCCAGGTCATAAATGCTTGTTTCCAtaaaagcagccatctatgtgagAGTTCAcataagtgcacatggaagaagcacaccatcatcagtcactaaaGGATGGTCAACCATATAATCCGAAATCAAAGGAGGGATGACTAGAATCAGAGCCTACATTGTGAAAATCTGGTGTACAGAAGCCTATGGCTGGTAgtaggagcccaagattcatttgtggaactataTAGAAAGTAAGTCTCCAGAGAACTCCCTCTatcattgagggatgggaggaaggtggttactaaacagagagctttggagagatgagtatagaagatcgaaggcataaatctgacttgcaCTTTAAAACGTTGTCAGTAGATCCCACCTAAATTGTCTGTATCTTTGGTTTGTTCTGTGTTTTTTGCTTGTCCCTATAAGATGTATTTCAGAGGTGTCATGTCATGGAGGTGACTcttttgaagttgtgttatatgctttttcaCTTTCTGATATCTGAAACACAAGAGCAAAAATCttatagagacaacaagtagaataaggattttttttgggggggtgtcagtGGTGGATGGAGCTAATGGGGagaatgatgtcaaggagtccatgtagaaaaagaattcttgaaaacattgtggtagcaattgtacaattctgcttgatatgatgatactatggaatgatatgacatataaaTAAAGAAATACTTAAAAGTTAATAAAAGAATGGGattaaaagaaatatatttattaCAATAAATGGAATAAGATATTTTATTAAGtgcatattttactttatttatatTCCCATATATAATATAAACATATATCTAAATGTTATATTTATTACTTATGTATTTTTATAGTTTAtttgtgtatatttatatatgtatttatacctcaagatcacacagaaaCAAAAGTTACTTTTGTTgggtgtgattttaaaaaaaaaatgttttccccaTTATGATCAGCAAAGAGGTGAGATTAACAACTGACGGCTGATGACTGACTGAAATAGGGGAAATCTTGGCCATAGACGGCAAAGGGGTacacacataagaacaatgaagAATTACAGTAGAAAATTAATGAGGAAGAACAAAGCATAATTATTTGGGGGAGTGGTATGGGAAGATTGGTTACTAAAATACAGTTAGCCATCAGTTTGATTGTATCACATCTTTGTTGCTTTTAAGTCTTTCTTAAGTGTGTGCCCTTCTGAGAGATTTAACTCTCAAGGGTGGTAGAGAAtaccagacaagaccacagaaaagAAGACCAGAAACCTACTTCTTCACATTGCACCAAGATTTCTAGTCAATTCCCAGTGCATAGGAAATTGACAGGCCAGAGACGTTTGACAATTTAccctaaatcattttatcgggggtcaGATGAGACCAAAGCCAAAGTTTTGCAACTAAAGTTTTACTTCGCTCCATTTTACTGGTTCTTTGCACTCTGTTGTGGCAATTTTCCAGATGAAGGTGGTAGAAGAAAAAGGGGCCCACCCTTTTGACTAGGTGAGATAAAATAAGTGAAAATTAGTCATTTTCCAAAAAGCGGGATTTTAGTCTAAGTGGGCGTGTCCACCTCAAGAAGAAAGGCAACGCAAAAACCTAGAGGCGCCTAAGGCAAACCTTGGTAGCAAGACAAGACGTAGGCGTGGCGAAAGGCAAGGGGATGTGCAGCGCTTCAGCACCGGGGCCCGCGTCCGGCCGGCCGCCGCAGGAAGGGGGCGGGGCGAAGGGCGCGCGCACTACAAGTCCCAGAAGCCCCTGCGCCCTGGGGCCGCAGGCCTGCGCGAAACGCCCGCCGGGAGCCCGCTGCGGCGGCCAAGATGTCGCTGCTCAAGAAAAGAAAACTCGCGTCGGGGGGCGGCGAAGGAGGGGTGACTAGCGAGGAGGCAGAGGGCGGAGGGCGGAAGGCGGCCGCGCCGAGCCCCGTGAGTACGAAGCAGGAGCGCGACCAGCTGTACTACGATTGCTACTCGGACGTGACGGTCCACGAGGAGATGATCGCGGACCGCGTCCGCACCGACGCCTACCGCCTGGGCATTCAGCGgaactgcccagccctgcgggGCAAGACGGTGCTGGACGTGGGCGCGGGCACGGGCATTTTAAGCATCTTCTGCGCCCAGGCCGGGGCCCGGCGGGTGTACGCCGTGGAGGCCAGCGCCATCTGGCAACAGGCCCGGGAGGTGGTGCGGCTCAACGGGCTGGAGGACCAGGTGCACGTTCTGCCGGGGCCggtggagacggtggagctgccgGAGCGGGTGGATGCCATCGTGAGCGAGTGGATGGGCTACGGGCTGCTGCACGAGTCCATGCTGCGTTCCGTGCTCCATGCGCGGGCCAAGTGGCTCAAGGAGGGCGGCCTTCTGCTGCCGGCTTCCGCCGAGCTCTTCGTGGCGCCCATCAGCGACCAGATGCTCGAGTGGCGCGTGGGCTTCTGGAGCCAGGTGAAGCAGCAGTACGGCGTGGACATGAGCTGCCTGGAGGGCTTCGCCACGCGCTGCCTCATGAGCCACTCCGAGATCGTGGTGCAGGGCCTGTCGGGCGAGGACGTGCTGGCGCGGCCGCAGCGCTTTGCTCAGCTGGACCTGGCGCGCCCCGGCCTGGAGCAGGAGTTGGAGGCCGGGGTGCGCGGGCGCTTCCGCTGCAGCAGCTTCGGCTCGGCGCCCATGCACGGCTTCGCCATCTGGTTCCAGGTGACCTTCCCCGGAGGGGACTCGGAGAAGCCCCTGGTGCTCTCCACCTCGCCTTTCCACCCTGCCACCCACTGGAAGCAGGCGCTCCTCTACCTGAACGAGCCGGTGCAGGTGGAGCAGGACACGGACATTTCCGGGGAGATCACGATGCTGCCCTCCCAGGACAACCCCCGCCGCCTGCGCGTGCTGCTGCGCTACAAAGTGGGGGACCACGAGGAGAAGACCAAAGACTTTGCCATGGAGGACTGAGCTCCGCCtttcccccagccccctcccagggcggcCTGAGTGGAGAAGCCTGGGGTGGGGTCCGAGGAGACAGGGGGATCCCATGTGCAAGTAGGGGGCAAatctgtgccttttctctccggTCTCCCAGGGAGGGAACACGACTCTGAGAAGATTCTGCGggcagtttttcttttaaaactggTTTCCCCACAGCTGCAGCGTGGTTATTGATGACTTTAAACCCCCCAAAGCATGTGGTACTAAGCACTTTTACTTgaatttcttgtcttttttaccCCCCATGAAGTAACAGAACCAAGTCTCTAACACCTCTCACACCATATCGAAATCTGGGGCCCCAGGAGCTGGGTTGATGGgctttcctttctgaacctgggTGTTGCTTCGTAAGCCTACAGTACTTCTGCCAgcgatgtttttaaaataaagtttaagGCTGGTAATAGGTGAACGCAGCAAGTTCGCATTACTCTTTACAGCTTCTGTAGGGTGCGACAGTGGACAAATACGTCAAACTAAATACGGACGCCCTGGGAACTCCAGCAGTGGAGAGGGGCAAGGCCTGAAGACAGGGAAGTCGTATAGATGGTTCATTCTTGTTTGAACTGTTAGCACTTAACCCCCAGACTGTTTCCTGGAAGTTCAAAGTTAAAAATTTGCCCAATCAGGAAACAGCCTGATAGCAATGTCTGATCTTGACCTAAGGACTTACATATTCATTGGCATGTATAAATTTAAACTcacaaaattaagaaaaatttctTCCCAACCAGAACAGCGCGCTCATTCTCAATCTGCACCCCTTTTTAGAGGGATCATGTGACTTGTCCTACTTCTAGTGAAATATAGTTAAAGTTCCTATTTTTGGGTtcttctctcccccttcccccccccccactcttttTAGCCCAGCCAAATGTGAAAGTTGTGAATTTAGGAAAATCACTTGTAATGAAGTGTGAGTCATGTTATCACATTTATTTCACTGATGTTTCCCTCCTTACTCCTGTGGCAAATAAAACATTGGCATTCTCACTATTTTTATAGATGATGTAAGAAGTCTTTGTACTGTCTATGTGTTATGTTTTTGCCTTTTTAATATTGCCAGTTCTTATGGAAAGTGTTACATTCCCTTCAGGAGATAGCTGCTGGGTAATTCAAACTGTTTAATGTATAGTTTTAATACACTAACAGCTTTTATATGCCCATAGAAAGTAGGTATGaacatttggtttttttttttaaacattttattaggggctcatacaactcttatcacaatccatacatatacatacatcaattgtataaagcacatccgcacattccctgccccaatcattctcaaagcatttgctctccacttaagccctttgcatcaggtccattTGGTCTTTTTAAATAACTTACTGTGACTGAGTTTTCTGTTTAATTTACTTTTATCATTGCATATTAAAAGTATTCATTAATTGATTATATCTAAGGTACTAAAGTTTGGTGCCTAACACATGGGTTCTGCCATTATAAAGAGATCCATACATGtataaaatttgaataatatagtTAAAATGGTACCATTTTGATGTCAAAGTACTTATATAAAATAGCCTAGAATGGAAAACTAGGCTTGGCTTAAGCTACTTACAGATCCTTACTTTAGGCTCAGCTATATTTTAAATGGAACATCTATCCATCATTTAACATTctagtgtttgggttttttttttgatgcATATGTTTCCTATAACAATCCCCTTGCTGTCTGGGCAACTGAAAGTATTCCTCCAAGTTTTATTCCTAATACCAGGaaaattttaacaaaagaaaTCCCCAGTTAAAACTTTAGATAACTACTCCTAAAGGGTGTTTGATAATTAAGCAAAGCAAACTTTAAGACTCTTGGTAACTcttccttaaaagaaaggttaatTAAGAAAATGCAGAATTTTAAAAGTCCAGAGACTGCCCAGCAAGGTGGTTTAAAGAATGGAGTATATGGGATTGGAAAGTCCATCTGAGACCCTTGCCTCCACCATGCTGTGCCATTGTGGGCAAACGAACCTAAGTTTGTTCTTTCTTCCATGCTCTCATTTGCAACACCGGAGCGAACCATCGTACCTACTCCAAAGAAATGCGAGGCTACCCCAAGTTATGTGTATGAGGATTCAGTGGCTAGTCACTAGTACATGCAATGATTTCAATAAACACTCTCGTGGAGAAGGTGTGTACGGGCCTGAGTCCGTTTGATAATGGGATCTTTGACATTCTGGTTTTTGTTACAGGTCTGGATGGTCTGGCAGTGCTGGCATGGCTGCGTCAGAGGAGCACTGGCCAACATGAGACACCAGATGACCCAAGACTAAAGCGCCGACACATCCAGACGTACGAGCGTGAGCTGCAACAACATCCAGATGCTAGTCAGTCTGGTCCGTCTGTGTAGCCTCCGTGGTGGCCGGAGGCCATTACAGGCCCCGGCAGGAATTCGTGTGTGAGAGAAAGGAAAGCCCGAGGATGTCCTTGCTGATTTTATTAATTCATTGGACCATTGTCTATTTCATTTAGTATGAGGTGTCCTTATGATAATCACTTAAAGATACAAGCCATTAAAACCTAGTTtctttgcaaagggcttaagtggagagcaaatgctttgagaatgattggggcagggaatgtgcagatgtgctttatacaattgatgaatgtatatgtatggattgtgataagagttgtatgagcccctaataaaatataaaatagaaaagaaaaaaacgaaaatgattagggcaaagaatgtacagatgtgctttatacaattgatgtatgtatatgtatggattgtgataagagttgtatgagtccctaataaaatgttaaaaaaaaaaccctagttTCTGCCTTtaaataaatttgtttttttaaatatgctAGTAAGTAAAATGCATAAACAACAATGGACTAAGGACTGAGGTCTGGGTAGTAAGGAAGACAACAATTCACTATACACTAATAAAAATGTACACAGCTAACGAGGGTTGTTCATTTTTTACCATTACATCTCGGGACACTGGTTTTTCAATTCATAACCCTATGCAAAATCACTTTCTTTATACTAATACTGCCTCCTTAAATACCTTCAAAATGGGTGACAACAGTTTTTAGAGtttaataaataaagaaaaattccTTAGCCTAAGGAGTCTAAGCAATCTATCCTGAAGCTGTCAAAGAACCACCATCAGTATGAAGGATCTCACAGTCTTCAAATTCCCACCTTGTGTCCATATGCCTAACACAAAAGGTAGCACTTGTTTCTGAAGTTCTCAACAAAATGTAATTCCTTAATGGAGTAGCAACGACAGCTGGACTATTTGCCATACTAGCTATGGGTCTGATACGGGAAAGCAGAAAGGCATCTGCTGAGGTCAAACACACCGGCCAGAGCAGGGCTTGTAAAGGTAAAGGTGGAAAGCGATCACAATAGCCTAGCACTTTGCTGATGGCTGCTCGCATTTTTCACACTTCTGAGGTCCTCCATGCAGAGGAAAGAACAATCTTAGGAGCCTCAGTCTTCTCTTGTCCTGCACCTCTTTTTTCCATGTGCCTTTCTTTTAAATGCTATGCTTCTTATATTTATATTCACTCTTAGTGGTTTAATGAAGTATGTAACAAGTTCTGCAAAAATAAGCAAATACTACATTCAAAGAACCAGAACATACCAAactcaaaaccagactcactgccatcaagttaattccaactcagtgaccctgttaCACACTGGGTTTCTCTTTACAATAGAAAGCCTAGTTTGGGTCCCAGGAGGGGAAATAAAATTACCTAAATGACAGTGCATGAATGGGTTACATTAATATGTACATGCATTCTTTAGTTTGAGAAGATGCCATTCCAGTGAAGTCTTATTTATGTTGAAGCAAGATTGAGAATCCCTTAGCAATTTTATCAATACAACTTTTACAACGTGCACATAATTATaaaataagaatagaaaaaaatgaaaataattttttcaagtTTAAATTCTCACTAATGTTAGCTCCAAAAATAAATTTAGGTCCTCTAACTAACTGATTTGTTTCAACCAATACttcaaagtaccatatatactcgagtatcagccgacctgaatataagccaaggcacctaattttaccacaaaaactgggaaaacgtattgactcgagtataagcctagggtgggtaaTACAGCACCTACTGGtaaattccaaaataaaaatagataccaataaagTTACATTAAGTGAGGCATCGGTAGGTGagatggtttttaatatttcaaagaaaaacagtaaactagctctgtaagtggaaaagagggtcaacaaaaacaatacggTATCAACAATAACTATCCACGCTGTGTTACTGCATGCGCTGCATTGCTACATTCGCAGTTTACGGTACAGTTCGTATACTTCGAGGCCTAACGCAGGCTGATGATATcccagaatgtgatgacatgactgtttgcatagagcagcctgtgttagggctcacaaTATACACGCTGCATTGTGCATGCCCTGTGCTACTGCATGCATACGCAGGGTCACCGCATGTGTATGGGAAGTGCTAACGCGACATATGCTTATACAACGCAGCGTGGATATTAGGAGCCCtgccacaggctgctctatggaagcatagtcaacactgggttTAGATAGGAGttcataagaaaataaaaaataaactctaGCAGACTACTGTAAATAAACGTACTATCTAGCCAAGACCAGAGCTATACcagtacttgtattcagcaatgcttgggcggAGCAAGGGGGCGTGACTAAGCACAGGTACGACTGTATAGGCTACGCCATTAGTCACAGCACTGgagaagagatggagaagaagaGCAGCCGCATCAGACATTCGTCTGGCAAGGATGCTGTGTGCCCCAGGAACCAGCACACAGAagtgggcaggttcttgcccagtacAGTACAGACACCACAGAGGCTGCAAGGGTGCAGGAGAAAAGAACTGTGATATCAGCAGTCTTCGGACTACCCACAAGGCTGCAGGCGCCCGCAGTTGAGGGGGAGAGCCCGGAGAACACCTGCACAGCACTGGAGAACAGGTGAGTGGGGATCCTCACTTGAGTAAACGCCAAGGGGAGTTTTTCAGCAtaacaaatgtgctgaaaaactcagcttatatatgAATAAATACGGTAATTCATTCCAATGCgaccccctgctgagaatttgcctttttGCGCAATATAGACCGAACTAGAACCTACCTTTTTAACAAGATCCCGGGGTGATTCTTAAGTAGAAAAAAGACATTTGAGGATCTTAGACTTCATTAAATACAACCATAAAagaattttaataaaaatgaggacatgatcaGCAACGTTGAAATTGTGCTCTTTCATAACCCTTAATAATTATTGACATTAATAACTAAGGGAAGACTAGTGAAGATTTCAGTTGATTGAACTTGGCTTTTAACCTGCAAACACTTAAGACTGACAGAAGATCAGAgagttgtgagaactttttttcccttctcgcCAAACTGCTTGGTGCCAAGGAAGAAAACACTAAAGGAAAATAGGGGAAGacgaaaataaaataattaactgAGGAGGGAAAAGGGTAGGTTGGGAAGAAATTCATCCCACAGTTTTTAGAGGCTACAGATTTTTCTGAAGTAGTGTGATTCATGTGTAGGTGAAAACTTACATTCTGAAAATCTTGCACTATAAATTACAAACTTAAGGGAAATGGTGGGCACACTATGTTATAATggattggctagagaaacaaatctagtgacacttgtatatgtaagaaagagctttacagcacgaaataattatatatcaagaaaacatccc
Proteins encoded in this window:
- the PRMT6 gene encoding protein arginine N-methyltransferase 6, whose amino-acid sequence is MSLLKKRKLASGGGEGGVTSEEAEGGGRKAAAPSPVSTKQERDQLYYDCYSDVTVHEEMIADRVRTDAYRLGIQRNCPALRGKTVLDVGAGTGILSIFCAQAGARRVYAVEASAIWQQAREVVRLNGLEDQVHVLPGPVETVELPERVDAIVSEWMGYGLLHESMLRSVLHARAKWLKEGGLLLPASAELFVAPISDQMLEWRVGFWSQVKQQYGVDMSCLEGFATRCLMSHSEIVVQGLSGEDVLARPQRFAQLDLARPGLEQELEAGVRGRFRCSSFGSAPMHGFAIWFQVTFPGGDSEKPLVLSTSPFHPATHWKQALLYLNEPVQVEQDTDISGEITMLPSQDNPRRLRVLLRYKVGDHEEKTKDFAMED